One stretch of Bombus terrestris chromosome 5, iyBomTerr1.2, whole genome shotgun sequence DNA includes these proteins:
- the LOC100650764 gene encoding protein rolling stone isoform X2 produces the protein MVLTLFSSLVVPTRFLFSLLQCSSCRRTMVNKLWCQEAARKWFYKKDQSLHSRLLSEPKCQKHVATWYLLYRWLIFMAWACIVVCSIFEFGSYKPMVVYDKWPIYLTNWDLILGVSQALLGGFLVLRRWKLQKVSDFDPSALMLGLIDRVYWFLYVVTTSIAFGVTITYWCSIFDPRIHYLDPLNIMLHICNSILMIIDFCITSIPFRLRNFWWCLIIVFLYTMFSLIYYFAGGVDKNGYHYIYKILDWKKPVQASLICVGEGIFITILHSLMCFLEKVKDRLYLKIDKKLGRPYAETHMSSVEKHADIV, from the exons ATGGTATTAACACTATTCAGCAGTTTGGTAGTCCCAACacgatttcttttttcacttCTACAATGTTCATCAT GTCGTCGAACAATGGTAAATAAACTCTGGTgccaagaagcagcaaggaagTGGTTCTACAAAAAGGATCAGTCACTACATTCACGACTCTTGTCCGAACCAAAATGTCAGAAACATGTAGCCACCTGGTACCTACTTTATCGTTGGTTAATCTTTATGGCCTGGGCTTGTATAGTCGTGTGTTCGATTTTCGAATTTGGTAGCTACAAACCTATGGTAGTATATGATAAGTGGCCAATTTATTTAACAAACTGGGATTTAATATTGGGTGTTAGTCAAGCCTTGCTTGGCGGTTTTCTCGTATTGAGAAGATGGAAATTGCAAAAAGTATCAGACTTTGATCCTTCCGCGTTGATGCTGGGATTGATAGACAGAGTTTATTGGTTCCTTTACGTCGTAACTACTAGTATCGCGTTTGGAGTTACGATTACCTATTGGTGCAGCATATTCGATCCCAGGATTCACTATTTGGACCCTTTAAACATTATGCTACACATATGTAACAGTATTTTAATGATAATTGATTTTTGTATTACAAGCATTCCGTTTAGGTTAAGGAACTTCTGGTGGTGTTTAATCATAGTGTTTTTGTACACCATGTTTTCGCTAATATATTATTTCGCTGGAGGAGTAGACAAGAATGgttatcattatatttataaaatcctCGATTGGAAAAAACCTGTTCAAGCTTCATTGATATGCGTAGGCGAAGGTATATTTATAACCATATTGCATTCCTTAATGTGTTTCCTAGAGAAAGTGAAGGATCGATTGTATCTGAAGATCGATAAGAAATTAGGAAGACCGTATGCGGAAACACACATGTCTAGTGTAGAGAAACATGCCGACATTGTCTGA